The following proteins come from a genomic window of Miscanthus floridulus cultivar M001 unplaced genomic scaffold, ASM1932011v1 fs_507_1_2, whole genome shotgun sequence:
- the LOC136532023 gene encoding uncharacterized protein: MFKKFSSEDISGQNQVKASVQRKIRQSIADEYPSLEPLLDDLLPKKSPMIVVKCQNHLNLVVVNNVPLFFNIRDGPYMPTLRLLHQYPDIMKKFQVDRGAIKFVLSGANIMCPGLTSPGGALDDEVEEETPVAIMAEGKQHALAIGYTKMSAKDIRTINKGIGVDNMHYLNDGLWKMERLE, encoded by the exons GTTCTCTTCAGAAGATATATCTGGACAGAATCAAGTTAAGGCCTCTGTACAACGGAAGATTCGGCAAAGTATCGCTGATGAG TACCCCAGCCTTGAACCTTTGCTAGATGACTTGCTCCCAAAGAAGTCACCTATGATTGTTGTTAAATG CCAAAATCATCTGAATCTTGTAGTGGTGAATAATGTCCCTCTATTTTTCAACATCCGTGATGGTCCTTACATGCCAACCCTGCGTCTTCTTCATCAGT ATCCTGATATCATGAAAAagttccaagtggatagaggtgctATCAAATTTGTTCTATCTGGTGCAAACATAATGTGTCCTGGGTTGACATCACCTGGTGGTGCCTTGGATGATGAAGTTGAGGAGGAAACACCAGTG GCTATAATGGCTGAAGGCAAACAACACGCACTGGCAATTGGATATACAAAGATGTCAGCAAAAGACAT AAGGACCATTAACAAAGGAATTGGCGTTGACAATATGCACTATCTAAATGATGGCCTATGGAAG ATGGAACGGCTCGAATGA